A genomic stretch from Paraburkholderia dioscoreae includes:
- a CDS encoding DUF4384 domain-containing protein, with protein sequence MRYSIVALSLAALTTHAIAQEAYSAKSLFFSANDSVVAVGTGQKQGADANNAVAAVQSPESQVPMPVKVSQKKKRAPQIGASYFVRLKDDDGTTHDVLTRRIFRSGEKFQLGVKVNRPSYVYILNEAPDGSITQIYPQPSQDNFVDAMGIVFFPAKGSFQFDDKPGMEKLMVYLSPERAHGDITRRLRTAAPDLVSSPANLQTAEAGSCPAASTTVIAAATAASDATAPLQLASASPDYAAKGIAFAPDQTAGCAAQVAQADAAGYSAKGIVFSDDQTPAAGGQVASYVVKHTTRSDQNLYLKINLAHE encoded by the coding sequence ATGCGATATTCAATCGTGGCACTCTCTCTTGCCGCTCTGACGACGCACGCGATCGCGCAGGAGGCCTATTCCGCGAAGTCCCTCTTTTTCTCGGCGAACGATTCCGTTGTTGCGGTTGGTACCGGGCAAAAGCAGGGCGCGGATGCAAACAATGCAGTGGCAGCGGTGCAAAGCCCGGAAAGCCAGGTGCCGATGCCGGTAAAAGTTTCGCAGAAGAAAAAGCGTGCTCCGCAGATTGGCGCGAGCTACTTCGTCCGTCTCAAAGACGACGACGGCACGACGCACGACGTACTGACGCGTCGCATCTTCAGGAGCGGCGAGAAGTTCCAGCTTGGTGTCAAGGTCAACCGCCCGTCGTACGTGTACATCCTGAATGAGGCACCGGACGGGAGCATCACGCAAATTTATCCGCAGCCGTCGCAGGATAATTTTGTCGATGCAATGGGTATTGTTTTCTTCCCGGCGAAGGGCTCTTTCCAGTTCGACGACAAGCCCGGAATGGAAAAGCTCATGGTGTATCTGTCGCCGGAACGCGCGCATGGGGACATCACGCGCCGCCTGCGTACCGCGGCGCCTGACCTCGTTTCCAGCCCGGCAAATCTGCAGACCGCGGAAGCCGGCTCGTGTCCGGCCGCGAGCACGACAGTGATTGCAGCTGCCACTGCCGCTTCAGACGCTACGGCTCCTCTCCAGCTTGCGAGCGCGTCGCCTGATTACGCTGCCAAGGGTATCGCGTTTGCGCCGGATCAGACCGCCGGCTGCGCCGCGCAGGTCGCGCAAGCGGACGCCGCCGGATATAGCGCCAAGGGCATCGTTTTCAGCGACGATCAGACACCGGCTGCGGGCGGCCAGGTTGCATCTTACGTCGTGAAACATACGACCAGGAGCGACCAGAACCTGTACCTCAAGATCAACCTCGCGCACGAATAA
- a CDS encoding tubulin-like doman-containing protein: MEHNHLIIGLGGSGGKIIRNLRKTIERNKDAQGNSASEARFEYLYVDTSTDEVDKHDEWKVLGKEIDLARSQYMINTASSVRPVLDDPNSFPGLRDWVEPKSVFDFVKPGIAGAAQRRKLGRLVFAQNASQFVKAVEDRMRVLQEGPGRAGAVIHVVCGLAGGTGSGSVVDAVALIRNKYPDQDRYRIIIYALLPEKDSRRVRDVAGSSNYYANGYAALAELNAMAVGKYHPANVLDGSAMEHDVYFNGCYLVSNLNEHNIQFDIDSEIPRIVAEFIYQKTLNKEWEGLGRAEKGENDIKNFESEDGIGKARAKLFLSFGVERIVVPEQEIKEYLAYGFAEQATRQLMFNNFRQGEGYADEPVQKDWGSEARKPDTLQGMLLSDQHLMLEVGILEDDAKSGGWKPANEFWKQVVGVVAPDIRNDSTLEQTTWTHALNTRLAKVFDETYRKLGGVRKFYEIKGNARLEMARHIGRQIEKELFGRWKIGTHSLIQLRQFTDALIALLGERQAVFADEITKAPASQAAVQQSIDELSTQFNKVGFFGQHLTDKRGALFAEITARYQDLYAMRTLQEGHKFAGSLVPFIKDELTSLRGHIDDLHQLLAAATEKVHQEQAARLAGADAIYQQRIFDRNAISNIMKAVVVDEPSQIARTQKVRQSVIDLAGAEVDSFDKLVRNVSLGSIISTISQTSATIVEMAHAEISKTLPPVLQVNIVERLQKQYDANQNGLKAFVSGLYEKSGTMIQYNKTEVDRSVSNNAGGSRGTANTVAVFLPECESQKDFHAGLATLFEQQKDPASDTVVAPGKLSNEIVILKIASLMPVRFIDTLSMLKRHYDGLLGDFNESHLLHSDGDGKKLPPLYARSSAEVAAQAKRKPYLLVARLMEMIRQRENKTTGEQEWAFIYKANGLPASKVLRGGTWQTVIDDELPADIQTLIEREVSKRVDAELKHKDEKQKLFDRYIDFATARFAEAGDDDQDPQYLALSAMQQSIRDIIGLQAVAE; encoded by the coding sequence ATGGAACATAACCATCTGATCATCGGACTCGGCGGGTCTGGCGGCAAGATCATCCGCAATCTGAGAAAGACAATTGAACGAAACAAGGATGCACAGGGAAACAGTGCGTCGGAAGCGCGGTTCGAGTATCTGTATGTCGACACATCCACCGACGAAGTCGACAAACACGACGAGTGGAAGGTTCTCGGCAAGGAGATCGATCTCGCCCGCAGCCAGTACATGATCAATACGGCGAGCAGTGTTCGTCCGGTTCTTGACGACCCGAATTCGTTCCCGGGGCTGCGTGACTGGGTTGAACCCAAGAGTGTCTTTGACTTTGTGAAACCCGGTATCGCCGGCGCGGCACAGCGTCGCAAGTTGGGCCGACTTGTGTTTGCACAGAATGCATCGCAATTCGTCAAGGCTGTAGAAGACCGGATGCGGGTGCTCCAGGAAGGCCCCGGGCGGGCTGGGGCAGTGATTCACGTGGTTTGCGGCCTCGCCGGCGGAACTGGCAGCGGCTCGGTCGTCGATGCGGTTGCACTGATTCGAAACAAGTATCCGGACCAGGACCGCTACAGGATCATCATCTACGCGCTGCTTCCAGAGAAGGATTCCCGCCGTGTACGCGATGTGGCCGGTTCATCGAATTACTACGCGAACGGCTACGCCGCGCTCGCGGAGCTGAACGCGATGGCGGTCGGCAAATATCACCCTGCGAATGTGCTTGACGGCTCCGCTATGGAGCACGATGTCTATTTCAACGGTTGTTATCTCGTGAGTAACCTCAACGAGCACAACATCCAGTTCGATATCGACTCGGAAATCCCTCGGATCGTTGCGGAGTTCATCTATCAGAAGACTCTGAACAAGGAGTGGGAAGGCCTCGGCCGCGCGGAGAAGGGCGAAAACGACATCAAGAACTTTGAAAGCGAAGATGGAATCGGCAAGGCGCGCGCCAAGCTGTTCCTGTCGTTCGGGGTCGAACGCATTGTCGTTCCAGAGCAGGAAATCAAGGAATATCTCGCGTACGGGTTTGCCGAGCAGGCAACCCGGCAGTTGATGTTCAACAATTTCCGTCAGGGGGAGGGTTACGCAGACGAGCCTGTTCAGAAGGACTGGGGTAGCGAAGCGCGCAAGCCGGATACGCTGCAGGGCATGTTGCTCAGCGACCAGCATCTGATGCTGGAAGTGGGGATCCTCGAGGATGATGCAAAGAGCGGCGGCTGGAAGCCGGCCAATGAATTCTGGAAGCAGGTCGTTGGCGTCGTGGCGCCGGACATTCGAAATGACTCCACGCTCGAGCAAACGACCTGGACGCATGCGCTTAACACTCGCCTCGCGAAAGTCTTCGACGAAACCTACAGAAAGCTTGGCGGCGTTCGCAAGTTTTACGAAATCAAGGGAAATGCTCGACTCGAAATGGCGCGGCATATTGGGCGTCAGATCGAAAAGGAGCTGTTCGGTCGCTGGAAGATCGGTACGCACTCCCTGATCCAGTTGCGCCAGTTCACAGATGCCTTGATTGCACTGCTTGGCGAGCGTCAGGCCGTATTTGCCGACGAGATCACCAAGGCTCCGGCTTCGCAGGCAGCCGTCCAGCAGAGCATCGACGAGTTGTCCACGCAGTTCAACAAGGTCGGCTTTTTCGGTCAGCATCTGACTGATAAGCGCGGCGCACTGTTCGCCGAGATCACCGCCCGCTATCAGGATCTGTACGCAATGCGTACTTTGCAGGAAGGGCACAAGTTCGCCGGCAGTCTCGTTCCTTTCATCAAGGACGAACTCACCTCGCTGCGTGGCCACATCGACGATTTGCACCAGCTTCTTGCCGCTGCGACAGAGAAGGTGCATCAGGAGCAGGCGGCGCGGCTCGCCGGTGCGGATGCAATCTATCAGCAGCGAATTTTCGACCGCAACGCAATCAGCAACATCATGAAGGCGGTCGTGGTCGACGAACCGAGCCAGATTGCCCGCACGCAGAAGGTGCGTCAGTCCGTCATTGATCTGGCAGGCGCGGAGGTCGATTCGTTCGATAAGCTCGTGCGAAACGTATCGCTGGGATCCATCATTTCCACGATTTCGCAAACGTCCGCCACGATCGTCGAAATGGCACACGCGGAGATTTCGAAAACTTTGCCGCCGGTGCTGCAGGTCAACATCGTGGAGCGTCTGCAAAAGCAGTATGACGCCAACCAGAATGGCCTGAAGGCTTTTGTGTCGGGGCTGTATGAAAAGTCCGGCACGATGATTCAGTACAACAAGACGGAAGTCGACCGCTCGGTGTCGAACAACGCTGGCGGTTCACGCGGTACGGCGAACACGGTGGCGGTGTTCCTGCCGGAGTGCGAAAGCCAGAAGGATTTCCACGCGGGGCTCGCAACGCTGTTCGAACAGCAGAAGGATCCCGCTTCGGATACGGTTGTTGCGCCAGGCAAGCTCTCGAACGAGATCGTCATTCTGAAAATTGCATCGCTCATGCCGGTGCGTTTCATCGACACGCTGTCGATGCTAAAGCGCCACTACGACGGACTGCTCGGCGACTTCAACGAGTCGCATCTGCTGCACAGCGACGGAGACGGCAAAAAGCTGCCGCCGCTATACGCACGGTCGTCGGCTGAAGTGGCGGCGCAGGCGAAGCGCAAACCATACCTGCTTGTCGCTCGACTCATGGAAATGATCAGGCAGCGCGAGAACAAAACTACGGGCGAGCAGGAGTGGGCTTTCATTTACAAGGCAAATGGCTTGCCGGCGTCGAAGGTGTTGCGCGGCGGCACGTGGCAAACCGTCATTGACGATGAGCTTCCCGCCGACATCCAGACTTTGATCGAGCGGGAAGTGAGCAAGCGCGTTGACGCCGAGCTCAAGCACAAGGACGAGAAGCAGAAATTGTTCGACCGTTACATCGACTTTGCTACCGCGCGTTTCGCCGAGGCTGGCGACGACGACCAGGATCCCCAATATCTGGCCTTGAGCGCGATGCAGCAATCCATCCGGGACATCATCGGCCTTCAGGCCGTCGCCGAATAA
- a CDS encoding tetratricopeptide repeat protein, with protein MAAPLNGAASTSAAVVAIASASSPVAAANVGISPSEADITAQRKDSDTKLSQGDASGAESASNQVAAKEMVKVAIAQMSQGKLDDAEKELNDAAIRDPKQSLVYYNMAVLRLKQGRTDDALKQFEASFLNGFAYFDEMQKDPDLDGIRNDPRFTALVKKYRTTT; from the coding sequence GTGGCTGCTCCGCTCAACGGCGCCGCATCGACTTCGGCCGCAGTAGTCGCTATTGCGTCCGCCAGTTCACCGGTCGCAGCCGCGAACGTCGGAATTTCTCCGTCCGAGGCGGACATCACCGCCCAGCGCAAGGATAGCGATACGAAGCTCTCACAAGGCGACGCATCGGGAGCCGAGTCGGCCAGCAATCAGGTCGCCGCGAAGGAAATGGTGAAGGTCGCCATCGCCCAGATGTCGCAGGGCAAACTCGACGATGCGGAAAAAGAATTGAACGATGCCGCCATTCGCGATCCCAAGCAGTCGCTGGTCTACTACAACATGGCTGTTCTGCGACTCAAGCAGGGGCGTACCGACGACGCGCTCAAACAGTTCGAAGCGAGCTTTCTGAACGGATTTGCGTATTTCGACGAGATGCAGAAGGATCCGGACCTGGACGGCATTCGCAATGACCCGCGCTTCACTGCTCTGGTGAAGAAGTACCGCACGACTACGTGA